One Setaria viridis chromosome 5, Setaria_viridis_v4.0, whole genome shotgun sequence genomic region harbors:
- the LOC117857558 gene encoding transcription factor TGA2.3 isoform X1 — MADVSPRTETSTDDTDDNHGLEPGPGALVAASDSSDRSKDKHEDQKTLRRLAQNREAARKSRLRKKAYVQQLENSRLKLTQLEQELQRARQQGIFISSSVDQSHSMSGNGALAFDMEYARWLEEHNRQISELRAGVTAHASDSDLRSVVDKIMSHYDEIFRLKGNAAKADVFHVLSGMWKTPAERCFLWLGGFRPSEVLKLLSTQLEPLTEQQLSGIGNLQQSSQQAEDALSQGMEALQQSLAETLAGSLSSSGSTGNVANYMGQMAMAMGKLGTLENFLRQADNLRLQTLQQMQRILTTRQAARALLVISDYSSRLRALSSLWLARPKE; from the exons ATGGCAGATGTCAGCCCTCGAACAGAAACATCAACAGATGATACAGATGACAACCATGGG CTTGAGCCAGGCCCAGGCGCTCTTGTTGCGGCTTCCGACTCCAGTGACAGATCCAAGGACAAACATGAAGATCAAAAG ACACTGCGTCGTCTTGCTCAAAATCGCGAAGCTGCAAGGAAGAGTCGATTGAGGAAGAAG GCATATGTCCAACAGTTGGAGAATAGCAGGCTGAAACTTACCCAACTAGAGCAAGAATTGCAACGAGCTCGTCAGCAG GGCATTTTTATATCTAGCTCAGTTGATCAGTCACACTCCATGAGTGGAAATG GGGCATTGGCCTTTGATATGGAGTACGCAAGGTGGTTGGAAGAGCATAATCGGCAAATAAGTGAACTAAGGGCTGGTGTTACTGCTCATGCAAGTGATAGTGATCTCCGCAGTGTTGTTGATAAGATCATGTCACACTATGATGAGATTTTCAGGCTCAAAGGAAATGCAGCCAAGGCAGATGTTTTTCATGTATTATCAGGCATGTGGAAGACACCGGCAGAGAGGTGTTTCCTGTGGCTAGGAGGTTTCCGACCATCTGAGGTCCTAAAG CTGCTTTCGACACAGCTTGAACCTCTCACTGAGCAGCAGCTGTCAGGGATAGGCAACCTCCAGCAGTCTTCACAACAGGCTGAGGATGCTCTTTCACAAGGAATGGAAGCCCTTCAGCAGTCATTGGCAGAAACCTTGGCTGGGTCTCTTTCGTCTTCTGGATCAACAGGAAATGTGGCAAACTACATGGGTCAaatggccatggccatgggaAAGCTTGGAACGCTTGAGAATTTCCTTCGCCAG GCTGACAACCTGCGGCTGCAGACCCTACAGCAGATGCAAAGGATCCTGACCACCAGGCAGGCAGCTCGAGCGCTTCTTGTGATAAGTGATTACTCTTCACGGCTCCGTGCCCTGAGCTCTCTCTGGCTTGCTCGGCCGAAGGAATAG
- the LOC117856856 gene encoding probable anion transporter 1, chloroplastic, with amino-acid sequence MDRVNMSIAILPMSAEFGWNPQTVGLIQSSFFWGYLLTQIAGGIWADTVGGKTVLGFGVVWWSIATVLTPIAAKLGLPFLLVVRAFMGIGEGVAMPAMNNILSKWVPVSERSRSLSLVYSGMYLGSVTGLAFSPLLIHKFGWPSVFYSFGSLGAVWFTTWATKAYSSPLEDPGISVAEKKLITSQSTAGEPVKTIPWKLILSKPPVWALIVSHFCHNWGTFILLTWMPTYYNQVLKFNLMESGLVCVLPWFTMAVSANVGGWIADTLVSRGVSVTRVRKIMQSIGFLGPAFFLTQLSHVNSPAMAVLCMACSQGTDAFSQSGLYSNHQDIGPRYAGVLLGLSNTAGVLAGVFGTAATGYILQHGSWDNVFEVSVVLYLVGTLVWNVFSTGEKILD; translated from the exons ATGGACCGG GTGAACATGAGCATTGCTATTCTGCCTATGTCCGCAGAGTTTGGTTGGAACCCTCAAACTGTCGGTCTCATCCAGTCGTCTTTCTTCTGGGGCTACCTCCTAACTCAG ATAGCTGGAGGAATATGGGCAGATACTGTTGGAGGAAAGACTGTCCTTGGTTTCGGTGTGGTTTGGTGGTCCATAGCCACGGTTCTTACTCCCATCGCGGCAAAGCTTGGCTTGCCATTTCTTCTTGTTGTGCGGGCTTTCATGGGAATTGGTGAG GGGGTTGCGATGCCTGCAATGAATAACATTCTTTCCAAATGGGTTCCTGTATCAGAGAGGAGCAGATCATTGTCTCTTGTGTATAGTGGAATGTACCTTGGGTCAGTGACAGGACTTGCATTTTCTCCCTTACTGATACATAAATTTGGTTGGCCATCAGTCTTCTATTCATTCGGGTCTCTAGGGGCTGTCTGGTTCACAACATGGGCAACCAAG GCATATAGTTCCCCACTTGAAGATCCTGGAATCAGTGTGGCAGAAAAGAAACTCATTACTAGTCAAAGCACAGCAGGCGAGCCTGTCAAAACAATTCCGTGGAAACTAATATTATCAAAACCACCTGTTTGGGCGCTTATAGTTTCTCACTTCTGCCATAACTGGGGGACTTTTATTTTGCTCACATGGATGCCGACATACTACAACCAG GTTCTGAAATTCAACCTCATGGAATCCGGCCTTGTCTGTGTTCTTCCCTGGTTCACGATGGCAGTTTCTGCAAATGTTGGTGGTTGGATCGCAGATACACTTGTCAGTAGAGGGGTATCTGTGACAAGGGTTCGGAAG ATCATGCAATCGATTGGATTCTTGGGGCCAGCATTTTTTCTAACTCAACTAAGCCATGTCAACTCGCCTGCCATGGCGGTGTTATGCATGGCTTGTAGCCAG GGAACTGATGCATTCTCGCAGTCTGGTCTATACTCAAACCACCAAGACATCGGCCCACGATACGCA GGTGTACTACTTGGTCTTTCCAACACAGCTGGGGTTTTAGCTGGTGTATTTGGCACAGCAGCAACAGGATACATCTTGCAGCATG GTTCTTGGGATAATGTCTTCGAGGTATCGGTAGTGCTCTATCTGGTTGGGACTTTGGTATGGAATGTGTTCTCAACCGGTGAAAAAATTCTTGATTGA
- the LOC117856857 gene encoding leucine-rich repeat protein 1, giving the protein MAWAAATAVATALVVAAAALSPASVASASNAEGDALYALRRALTDPRGVLQSWDPTLVNPCTWFHVTCNRDNRVTRVDLGNSNLSGSLVPELGHLEHLQYLELYKNDIQGTIPSELGNLKSLISLDLYNNNITGTIPKELGKMKSLVFLRLNDNHLTGPVPRELTKISSLKVIDVSNNDLCGTIPTSGPFEHIPLSNFDNNPRMEGPELQGLATYDTNC; this is encoded by the exons ATGGCCTGGGCGGCGGCTACGGCTGTGGCTACGGCGCTggtggttgcggcggcggcgctgtcgcCGGCCTCCGTGGCGTCGGCGTCCAATGCGGAGGGCGACGCGCTGTACGCGCTGCGGCGCGCGCTCACGGACCCCCGGGGCGTGCTGCAGAGCTGGGACCCCACCCTCGTCAACCCCTGCACCTGGTTCCACGTCACCTGCAACCGCGACAACCGCGTCACCCGAGT GGATTTGGGTAACTCAAATTTGTCAGGGAGTCTTGTTCCTGAACTGGGGCACCTTGAGCACCTGCAATATCT AGAACTCTATAAGAATGATATTCAGGGTACTATCCCATCTGAACTTGGGAATCTGAAGAGCCTTATCAGTTTGGACCTGTATAACAACAATATTACAGGGACCATACCAAAGGAACTTGGCAAGATGAAATCCTTAGTATTCCT GCGACTTAATGACAACCATTTGACTGGTCCAGTTCCAAGGGAACTGACAAAAATCTCTAGCCTCAAAGTGAT AGATGTCTCAAACAATGATCTTTGTGGCACAATCCCGACTAGTGGGCCTTTTGAGCATATACCATTGAGCAA CTTCGACAATAATCCAAGAATGGAAGGCCCGGAGTTGCAAGGGCTTGCAACGTATGACACAAACTGCTGA
- the LOC117857558 gene encoding transcription factor TGA2.3 isoform X2 has translation MADVSPRTETSTDDTDDNHGLEPGPGALVAASDSSDRSKDKHEDQKTLRRLAQNREAARKSRLRKKAYVQQLENSRLKLTQLEQELQRARQQGIFISSSVDQSHSMSGNGALAFDMEYARWLEEHNRQISELRAGVTAHASDSDLRSVVDKIMSHYDEIFRLKGNAAKADVFHVLSGMWKTPAERCFLWLGGFRPSEVLKLLSTQLEPLTEQQLSGIGNLQQSSQQAEDALSQGMEALQQSLAETLAGSLSSSGSTGNVANYMGQMAMAMGKLGTLENFLRQTLQQMQRILTTRQAARALLVISDYSSRLRALSSLWLARPKE, from the exons ATGGCAGATGTCAGCCCTCGAACAGAAACATCAACAGATGATACAGATGACAACCATGGG CTTGAGCCAGGCCCAGGCGCTCTTGTTGCGGCTTCCGACTCCAGTGACAGATCCAAGGACAAACATGAAGATCAAAAG ACACTGCGTCGTCTTGCTCAAAATCGCGAAGCTGCAAGGAAGAGTCGATTGAGGAAGAAG GCATATGTCCAACAGTTGGAGAATAGCAGGCTGAAACTTACCCAACTAGAGCAAGAATTGCAACGAGCTCGTCAGCAG GGCATTTTTATATCTAGCTCAGTTGATCAGTCACACTCCATGAGTGGAAATG GGGCATTGGCCTTTGATATGGAGTACGCAAGGTGGTTGGAAGAGCATAATCGGCAAATAAGTGAACTAAGGGCTGGTGTTACTGCTCATGCAAGTGATAGTGATCTCCGCAGTGTTGTTGATAAGATCATGTCACACTATGATGAGATTTTCAGGCTCAAAGGAAATGCAGCCAAGGCAGATGTTTTTCATGTATTATCAGGCATGTGGAAGACACCGGCAGAGAGGTGTTTCCTGTGGCTAGGAGGTTTCCGACCATCTGAGGTCCTAAAG CTGCTTTCGACACAGCTTGAACCTCTCACTGAGCAGCAGCTGTCAGGGATAGGCAACCTCCAGCAGTCTTCACAACAGGCTGAGGATGCTCTTTCACAAGGAATGGAAGCCCTTCAGCAGTCATTGGCAGAAACCTTGGCTGGGTCTCTTTCGTCTTCTGGATCAACAGGAAATGTGGCAAACTACATGGGTCAaatggccatggccatgggaAAGCTTGGAACGCTTGAGAATTTCCTTCGCCAG ACCCTACAGCAGATGCAAAGGATCCTGACCACCAGGCAGGCAGCTCGAGCGCTTCTTGTGATAAGTGATTACTCTTCACGGCTCCGTGCCCTGAGCTCTCTCTGGCTTGCTCGGCCGAAGGAATAG